In Capsicum annuum cultivar UCD-10X-F1 chromosome 8, UCD10Xv1.1, whole genome shotgun sequence, the genomic window CAACCCTACCTTGGCCAGGCTAGATCCTAACACTCACGTCTGTGTTAAGTTTGTAAGAGCCCTGGTTAGGAGGTTCCCATTTAAGGTAGATGGTGGTGTTGGGGTTCAGAGGTGCAGAACGAGTCACAATAGTAAGGGCATATTCGTTGGCCTGGGCTATATTTTGTTCAATAGagatattatcatctcttttgtTGAACAGGTTATGGTTTCCGTTGATCCAAATATTCCACATACAAAAAGGCAGGATGGTATTCCAAGAGTAATAGTTGTTGAAAGTTTTTTTTGCAATGGCTTTCCAGGTGTTAGCCCAGTTATGGTTGTTGAGGGATGAGGAGTCAAGGTAGGCGATAGAGGTGCTGTTAGTAGTAATTCTCTCCCAGAACGCTTGGGCTTTATGACACTGAAAGAAGATATGAGTAATATCCTTGACAAGATTGGAACAGTGGATGCAATTTGGAGACACATCTAAACCCATGTGGTTGAGGTAACTTTCAGTTTGAAGTCTATTGTGGTTCAAGAGCCAAAGAAATGTTTTGAATTTGGAAGGGGTTTTGAGTTTCCAAATCCAGTGGTGATCCTCTTTGGGCTCCGATTGAATACTCCAATAGTTGTTCTGGAGAGTGTTGCAGGCACTTTTCATGGTGAACTTACCATCTGGAGAGCAGTCCCAGGTGAGTTTATCCTCCTGCACACTCTGGCTTGGGATAAAAGTATTGATGATTATGGTGAGCAGGTCATGAGGAAGGTTGAAGGAAATAGTATCAAGGTTCCAGGTGCCGTGCCTGTAAATGAGATTTATTGTGAGCTTATCCTCACCCCTATTCAAAGGTCCAGATATACTGCTTCTAATGGTTTGGTGATTGGGAATTCATTTGTCTAAGAAAAATCTGATTTTGTTCCCTCTATGAACAATCCATCTTTGGTTTGGCATGCGCACTTTCCAACCCTGCTTTATGCAGTTCCAAGTTTTAGAACAAGATCTTTGGTTTGGGCCTTGGTGGTAGGCTTTACAATACTTGTTGTACAACTCTCTTGCCTAGAGGGATTGGGTGTTATGGTAAAGTCTCTAGGCAAGGCTGGCATGGGCAGCTTCATTTCTAATCTCACGCTTGTGGAGTCCTAACCCCCCTTCAGATTTAGGCTTAGAGATACCATCCTAGCTAACAAGATGGATTTTCCTCTTATCAGCAGTGCTTCCCCAGATAAAGTTTCTTTGGAGTTGGTTAATAGTTTTGGTTATTTTGTGGGGGAGTTTAATGAATTGCATCACATGGGAGGGGATAGAGACAAGAGTGTATTTGGTAAGGGTGAGTCTGCCTGCCAGGGATAGCATTTTAGTTTTCCAACCAGCCAGTCTTTTGTGTATGTTATCaatgatgaattgaaagtcaGAGTTAGAAGGTCTGGCATGAAAAATGGGAAACCCTAGGTATTTGCCAAATGTGTCTGCAACTCTGATGTTGAGGAGACAAGAGCAAGTATTGATAGTTGTATCCTTGCAATTTGCAGAGAAGATTCTTTTAGACTTACTTTGGTTGACATGTTGACCAGAtttatcatagaagtcattgagGGCATGGTTAATGGTTGTGCATGCCTGAGGGTTAGCTCTAGAAAGGAGGGTTAGGTCATCAACAAAGAAGAGGTGGGAAATGGAAGGGCCATGGTGGGAGATGCTAATGGGTTGTCAGAGTTTCTCAGAGACTTGAGAGTCAATAACTCTTGAGAGGTTCTCCATGCAAAGAATGAAAAGGTAAGGGGATAAAGGGCCTCCCTGCCTGATGCCCCTTGTGGGGATGAATTGTTGAGACACTGAGCCATTTATGAGGATGGAGATTGTAGAAGTGGAGACACAAGACATGATTAAAGAGATCAGAGGTTGAGGGAGAGCAAAGAAGTGAAGGGTGTCTTTAATAAAGGACCATTCTAATCTGTCAAAAGGTTTCTCCAAGTCAATTTTTAGAATCATGCTCCCTTGTTGACTCTTCATTTTTTTGAAATGAGTTATGAACTCTTGAATAATGATTGCATGGTCAGAGACTCTCCTGTTTTGAAGGAAACTAGCTTGACTGGGCCCAATGATCATGTGGAGCATTGGTTTCATTCTGAAGACAATGATCTTAGTGATAGTTTGTACAGGATATTACACAGGCCTATGGGtctgtagttttttttttttttatagaaacaACATTTGGGCATTTAGGGATTAAACATAGAAAGGTCTTATTGACAGAAGGATTTATGGTGCTGGTCTGGAAGGTATCGTGACAAAATTTCATTACCTTGGGCTTGACTATCTCCCAATATCTTTAGAAAAAAATAGGTTGTATGCCATCTGGCCTAGGAGCTTTTAAAGGACTGAAAGATTTCATGGCCTTAGTGATTTCAGAGTCAGTTAATAGACATTTTAGAAAGGCTAGCTCAGAGTGGAGAGGGTGTTGAGAGTATGGAGGAATTGGTTAGGGGGTTGGTAAGCTTTAGGGAGGATTTGTGACTACTTTTAATCatttctttgttattgtattatCTCAacattatgaatattttttaatatcaaCATTAGTTCTGTGGCTGAAAAAGTTTGAAGGTTGAACTAGATTTCAGTGCAAAAGTTAATGAGGTTATGCATCAAATAGTTTCATGTTGGATAGACAACCTCCTAGTCTcgtaaaaaatattttgatgtttttgttacAATTTGGTGTTGTTTTTTGTGCAGTTTGTTGATGTTTTTAATACGTTTTTTTGTGTAGTTTGTCATAGTTTTTGGTGCAGCTTGGTGATAATTTGATGTAGCTTTTTGTGTAGTTTGGTGACTTTTTGAGTATTTAGTGATTTGATTTGGTCAAGTTTGATGCAAACTgctgttttttgtatttttaatctaTTTGTTGATAGAGAGAAAATTGAGGATAAGGTGTTCAAGAGAGAAACAATTGAGAAATTAGTGATAGAGAAAATGAAATGGAGGTATATGAATTTCCATTAGTATAAATGATAGTTGGTTTTTTGGTAtaagaatatacaaaaatatacaaagatcaaatttgataaatttttaaataattaaaaaactaaaatggaTAAGTGTATATTTAAGGGGACTATATTATACCTACATAAGTACCATTTATGCACTTTTCTCGCGTTGCATGCATAAAGCTTTTgccataaaaaaaaattcctaataATTAGCTTTGGTACTTAGAATCAAGAATAATGCCTTCTCCACATTCAGCGGCAAATATCTTTCATTCAATAACAACCTCTCATCAATTCTTCTAATTCTTATGGGATCTTATAATGGCCTTTCATCACTTTGATGAGACATTTGATACTCTTAGAGTTGACATTACCTAGCTTGCCTCCCTTGTAATATCttatttaattagattattactAGCAATTTTGTTACCTTAGTTATtactaagtttttattttaatgattgtGAAATCTGGTATGTGTATGTCACATATGAGAGTGTACGGAGAGCATGTCTCAAAGATATAAGTTATGGTGGGCGAGAATTAGGATAGAAAGTTAGCAAATACTTGAATATTGTCTAGTTTTTTCTATTATTGTGTTCTCcaattattttatatgttttttttctttacttcaatTATGGCTTGTTTGTCATTTTATTACTATTCTTCCtcctttatttttagtctttattgTTGTAGTTTCATATTTGAGTTTGGTATGTTTTTTATTATAATCAAAAGAATATTAAGAACAATCTCTCTATCTTTATAAGGTAGGAATAACTGAATAAGACTGCGTACCACCACCCTCCCAAGATCCTATATGTGGGATCTTTAATTGTCTATGTATTATGTTAAGTTTGTACTACTATTTCATGTGTGAGGATAGTACGATCCTAAAAATAGCCTAAATATAACAAATTGTCAATAGTGATTTCTTATTGATTCGAATCTACGATTTTAGAGTTGAGATGAAGAATGTTTACAATCAAAGCAACTCCCCTCTTGTCCCTAACACACCCTTGGACTTtgaatatttcatttattttgggcAATAAAAAAGTGCCAAaagttcatttattttgaaatcaaaGGAATATATCACCATGACCGAAATccaaatttatcttttttgtttttcccACCCCACCTTATAATATTCTTACTTATCTGTCGATGTGACTCAAATCAATTAATTGACATATGTAGAGGTGTTCGACCACTTGGGTCACTAGTCAAATCCAGATTTTATCAATAGCTGACCGGGGCAGAAATTCTATTATCCCTATTTAATTGCAGTATTTTTGTAAGTCAACTGTTACCCTCCTTTTTGGTGCTGTATATATATATCCACACGCACTTACTTTTTGCATACCAAGAAATTCATTATGGATTCCACACTTGAAGAAATTAATCCTCATTCTCAATCCCCTAAGCCAAATTTCATGGTGAAGTTGAAGGACAATTTGATATTCAAATCAAAATGGTCTGAATTAAATGGTGCAATGGGTGATTTAGGCACATATATACCAATAGTCCTAGCTTTAACACTAGCCAGTGACTTAAATCTTGGTACAACATTAATATTCACTGGTGTATACAACTTTGTCACTGGTGCTATATATGGTATACCAATGCCTGTCCAGCCTATGAAATCTATTGCTGCTGTTGCTATAAGCCACCCGGAATTCGGTATACCAGAAGTTATGGCTGCTGGCATTTGCACTGCTGGGATCTTGTTTGTTTTAGGTGCTTCACAATTGATGCAGCTTGTTTATAAGTTGATACCAATATCTGTTGTTAGGGGAATTCAGTTAGCACAAGGGCTGTCATTTGCAATGACAGCAGTTAAGTACATTAGAAATGTACAAGATTTCGCGAAGTCGAAATCTGGTAAAGAGAGGAATTGGTTGGGGTTGGATGGATTGTTGTTAGCTTTGATATGTGCTGTTTTTATTCTGATTGTGAATGGTGCTGGTGAAAATCAGAATGAGGATCAAGAAAGTACAGAAAGTGAAACAGgttatttaaggaaaaaagttaggaaaataatattttctcttcCTTCTGctttcttgatctttttgttaGGTGTTGTTTTGGCTATTATAAGAGGGCCTAAAGCTGTAAAAGGGTTTAAATTTGGTccatcaagaattgaagttgtgaGTATCTCAAAACAGGCTTGGAAGGATGGTTTTGTTAAGGGTACTATTCCTCAACTCCCTTTATCTGTGTTAAATTCTGTGATTGCTGTGTGTAAACTGTCAACAGATTTGTTTCCTGAGAAGAGGGAAATTACGGCAACGTCGGTGTCTATGACGGTGGGGTTGATGAACTTGATAGGGTGTTGGCTTGGTGCAATGCCATGTTGTCATGGTGCAGGAGGGCTAGCAGGGCAATACAAGTTTGGTGGTAGGAGTGGTGGATGTGTGGCACTTCTTGGTGTGGCTAAGTTGGTTTTGGGATTGGTATTAGGTAGCTCAATGGTGAAAGTTTTGACACAATTTCCTGTTGGGGTATTGGGAGTTCTTTTGTTGTTTGCTGGGATTGAATTGGCTATGTGTTCAAGAGACATGAACACTAAGGAAGATGCAATTGTGGTACTTGTTTGCACAGCAGTTTCACTTGTTGGTTCTAGTGCTGCATTGGGTTTCTTGTGTGGAATTGTGGTTCATTTGATTCTTAAGATGAGGAATATGGGTAGTGATGGTCAGTCTTGTTCTAGTGTACTTTGGTTTCATAGAAACCCATAAGCACCTTTTATGTTTGTGTGTTGGTCATCCACTTGTAACTAAAtaaagatgtctgtacttttttAAGACAACGGTGTGTCGTCTTGTTATTCCGTTTATATTAATAGTCGTGGTATTTCTCATGTAGTTTCTTGTCCTTTGATTTCTTTTACTATATATTGATTTCTTGTACCTCGATTGTTGTAGTTTCTATTATATTACTATCtgctatttttttgttattagttgttgtttcttgtacttccgTTACTTCTTTTGTTGGACTTTtttcttgagtcgagggtctatcgaaagTAGTCTGACTATTTCACTCGTGGTAGAGGTGGTGGTTGTGTGGCACTTCTTGGTGTAGCTAAGTTGGTTTTGGGGTTGGTTTTAGGGACCTCAATGGTGAAGGTTTTAACACTATTTCCTGCCGGGGTATTGGGAGTTCTTTTGTTGTTTTCTGGGAATGAATTGACTATGGGTTCAAGAGATCGAAATGAACACTAAAGAAGATGCATTTGTGGTGCTTGTTTGCACATAGGTTCACTTGTTGGTTCTAGTGCTGCATTGGGTTTCTTGTGTGGGATTGTCATTCACGTGATTCTTAAGATGAGGAATATGGGTAGTGATGGTCAGTCTTGTTCTAGTGTACTTTTGGTTTCACAGAAACCCATAAACAATTCGGAATCCTCACCCGCTGCCGTAAGACTTAtaattatgttaaaaaaaatcCAACAGGTTTAAATATTGACAAGTGGGGAACCCATAACTAAAGAATTGGATGAATCAGTGGTAGGAGGGGCACAGTTAAGACACGTACCATGCTGCCGCTGATAGTGAGttcattaatttttattggaaaaaaaaaaaaattatagaaaaatacaCTTATCAAACATACTTTACATTTTCGTGGCTCAAAGCTTACATTGAATTTCATGGTCCGAAATCCAAATTTGGCCCTAAACTGAAAACTAACCTTTCTATCGGTCATGTAGGAAAAAGAACTTTTCGCAACAATCAAACCTCTTCTTCGCTTAGCATTCTCTCAAAATAAACTTCATACGATTTTTATTCAACTCCAAATATATACAATGCAACTCGAAAAATCCGTCTGTATAagtaattgatgaaaaaaattctatattatttcaatttttttttggtcattcgagcttcaattttgatttttatatttcaatttttttttggtcattcgagcttcaattttgatttttatcttttcttctaaTTGTTATTTCTATGGTGGTTTATCCGGTATATCTTTTACACGGTGAAGAATGAAacaaagataatatttgttaatTTTGTTGTCGATTGCATTTCGTTGCATCTGATTTTACTTTAGAAAATTTGATCGAAGTGATTTCAAAGCAAATTAGAGTCGACACTGAACTTAATGTATTGGAAATTAAATTTCTTTAAAGACTGGCTTGTAAATAATCGGAATTTACAGCAATACAAGTGTAAAAgtttatatgaaattaaaaaatgcagaatttaaattttactgACTACGCGCTTTATGTTACAATAAAGCAAATTAATAATTTTACAATGCCTACAACTTTCAGTTATACAATAGATAAAGGTAAAAATGTAGAAGAATAAATTATATAGGAGATTGATTTGTCTGAAGATGATTGTGAATTTGTTGAAAGCAAAAGGACTATTGGTGGTAATTGATAACAAGTTACACGAAAAGATTGAAGTAGATCAGTCTTATAAAAATCTGTGGGTTCTAGCTAGTGTGGTGCAGTACTATGTAGTGCGGAATAGCAtgcaactaaaattaaaaaattaagtaaaataagaTAATCTGCAAAATCATTGTATATTATGTTATATCTCCATAAATCAATTGTATATAATGCTCATTTACTGTATATACGTGCGTGCATCTTAGTATACTAGATATTGAAGCACGGAGACCCATATAATCATCACAGAAGGCTCTAGTTCTCATGGTGAAGTTGCGATGGCCTTGTGAATTGGGGATGAATTACAACGTTAATAATTGTTAAAATACtctttattctttaaaaaaatttaatcaaaatagtCCCTTAAGTTAATTTTGCATTGGAATGATTCATGTtctttaacaatttaaaatatttaaaactttttaactataaaaaatagtgcgtataattttaatttaatttctagtTGTAATATTAACATAATGTAGTTCATCAAAAAATGTGAGCGATACTTAGAAGTTCaactataaaataatatttaatatctatttattttatgattaatctttatttttttgataaaatagttcaaatttagtttttttttttctaaaaataattgtcaaaaaattcataattcatataaagGATGATGAATTCCTTCAACCTCCCGACTCTCTAGGTAGtagaaaaataatcatatataaatattttaaagaatttctataataaattaaaatattgatgaaGGACATCATGATAATATCATAAATCAATTAACgtcaaataaaattagaaaaaaatcacAATACCATTGTGtaatttaaaaatgttaaaaattttagacattatttttgttaatcttGTCATATTATTTGGAATAAAATTATATTACCTCTtcaatttgactttaaaaactaaacacatctctcaattttttttatttttattttttgccttttaatattatgatatgcctttttaaaattcattactccctccatcccattttagtTGATCGTTTTACTAAAAACAAATGACTGATATTAGTTAATCACTTATTAGATCAaaatagaattaattaattttttcatgataTCCCTACAATTCATAGTATACATTAAAATGtgaacaatttcaatttcaatattcatttctatGCCCATATCATTAATATTGCCAAAGGTGAAATAGTAAAATTTATGtaagttataattttttaatcatgGTGTAAAATGGTATGTGCCCAACTAAAAAGGGATAGAGGAAGTATGCAATGaagtaaaaatttgaaatatagttGGAGgcctattaatatttcaaataaaagaataaaaactattTAAATTTACGGTTTAACTTAAGggattttgctcatttttttttataaagaacaAGGATTATTTTAATAATTGTTAGTGAAAAATGTAGAAAGTTGAAggatattattgaaaaaaaaaaaaagagtaatgaCTTTAGTAGAATATTTTGACAAAATGAGGAATCACTCAAATTGATTGTGCAGACTCAGGTTGTTTCAAGCGTGGCAGAGCAGTTCGTTGCTCTACAGTATATGAATTTAGGTATGGTTTTAGCACAACAATCACTACTGGATTTATTTATGGCTTATGAAAAAGAAGATGACCATTTCCTCAAATAAAAGATACATcaacaattatatatatttggCTGTGGAAAAAATCAAATACAATTCCCAGCAGGAATTAGTGGAATTGCTGGTCTTGGTGCTGGTGTTTATATACAAATGGATATGAGTATTATTCATTACAATCACAACTTGGTACTACTACATTCGCTTTATTCTCTCCTACTCCAACTTCTGGGAAGCGCATGGTTTGTAGGTCAGTTTCTCGGAACCCCACAATAGAGAGTATTTTCTTCGTTTTAATTTGTCTGTCTAGTTTAACTAAACAACATACCCAATTTAATTCCTAGTGGAGAGATTATTTTCGATAGAACTTTGGCTCATATGAACATTAACTTGTAGAATGATATGACACCAAATTAAATAGCAATACAATAAACAGTGAAGATGCAATACTGGTAGCAAAGAGGCAAGACAGACCAATCAATAAAGCAACAGGTAACAGTAAAATGAAGTAAAAGGCACTCCTCACGTACCAAAAGTAATACTACTAAAAAGAGGAAAGTAGTAGAGGAGACAGAAATTTTCAAGGAATTCGAAAAATAGAAAGAAGCAAATATATGAAGACGATAAGGGGTTCGGATTAACCCCTTGTATTTTTCGCGTGTAACAATCCCCTTTATATTCGTgcaattatatttatgtatatgtaggTGGAGAATCTTGAATTTATGGGAACATGCAACATAACATTTTTTCAACGATGCGTAGTTTGAAAATGATGGAAGGATGTAAGGGAACGCAAGTGTATGCCCTTAATCCATCTGGAACAACAACAACTAATGGATTCGGTGGTGGTGGCAGCGGTGTTGGTGAGAAGTTTGTACAAAACCTATTGTCTAATACTGTTAGATCCAATCTTAATTTTCAAGATATTCAATCCTAAAATGAGGTTAATTCGGCTGTTTTAGCTGAAGCCCTTACTAGTTACGGCTTACCAAAAACTGATCAAATTGAGCACAGATTGAGTTTTCTTTGAAACATATGAATTTTGTGGACACATTAGCTGATGTTTATTGTAGGATGGAAGGTTGTGCTCAGTTTGATAAGTCAAGGATGTATCTTGAGCAGTGTGCTATATTTAGGGGCTTACCTGATCCTATATATTGTTTAGGAGGTGTCTTATGTAGCTAGGCTACGCGTGGTGGATGTGCATACCAAATTTGTTCTTTCTGCCTGGTTGAGGTTTGAACGAAGGGAGGACGAGTTGATTGGCGTATCGGCTATGGATTGTTGTGGGGGAAGCATGGAATGCCCAGGGAGCGCTTTGGTGGCGGGGTATAATCCTGAATCAGCTACTGATCCTTGTATGTGCCACCCGGGTGAGGATGCTGAAATTTACATGGATGAAGAATGCTCGACTTCATCGAGTCGTGGaaatgaggaggaggaggaggatttTGACATGTCATTTTGCATTGGGGATGATGAAATCAGGTGTAGGAGATTTTATATAGCATCACTATCTAGGCCATTTGAAGTCCTGCTGTATGGTAGTTTCATGGACTCCCGAGgggagaaaataattttttcaaaaaatgaaatttcTGCAAAGGGGATGAAAGTTGCTGAGATGTTTAGCAGAACAAAATGTGTGGACTCTTTCAACCCATGTTTATTCCTTAGTAGCCATTGCCAGATCCAAATACAAGCGTGGTCATATGTACAAGGCATATAGGTTAATGAACTCCCTCTTTTCTTATTATACACCTTCTGGGTGGATGTATCAGGAGCGATAGATGTATTGTCAAGGAAAAGAGAAAGACGATGGATTTGAGTACTGCTAGTGAACTGGATCCAACACTTTCTTACCCATACAAGTACAAATCTGTTTCAAAGGAGGAGGAAAATAAATTTGGACCAGCTATTTCTGAGATTCACAAAATACTTGGCTTTAAGATTTCTCTCGACTGCCTTGAGCTTCGTGCTTGGTTTTTAATTGCCCTGGAGGACAATGAAGGAGCTTTAAGGAATGTGAGGGCTCTCCTGACTTTAGATCCCCATTACATGATGTTCCATGGGAAGTTACCAGGTGAACACTTGGTGGAGCTTCTAAGTCATAATGTTCAATGGTGCAAGTCAGGCTGACTGTTGGATGCAACTAAATGACCGGTGGTCCTGTGTAGATGATATTGGCTCTCTAGCGGTTGTCCATCATATGTTAACTAATGAATGATCCAGGGAATAGTCTCTTAAGGTTCAGGCAATCTCTCCTGCTTTTATGGTATGCGCACATTTTTGTTTCACTATAATAATCATGTTTGGTATATTCATCTTTCTGTGTTGTCTGTTTCATTCAGCCGCTATAGTAATTTAACCTTTTGCTGGTTTATAACCATTGGTCTACTATACAATTCAATACTATCTATTTTTCTACATGTGATACTTTTGTCTGGGAATATGAAAATCTTTGAATGATTGTATAAATTAGATGCTTACCTCCTTGTGTCATATAGAGTTGTCTGAAActacaaatatttttattcaCTGTGCACTTAAGTGCGCAGCAAAA contains:
- the LOC107880036 gene encoding molybdate transporter 1 — translated: MDSTLEEINPHSQSPKPNFMVKLKDNLIFKSKWSELNGAMGDLGTYIPIVLALTLASDLNLGTTLIFTGVYNFVTGAIYGIPMPVQPMKSIAAVAISHPEFGIPEVMAAGICTAGILFVLGASQLMQLVYKLIPISVVRGIQLAQGLSFAMTAVKYIRNVQDFAKSKSGKERNWLGLDGLLLALICAVFILIVNGAGENQNEDQESTESETGYLRKKVRKIIFSLPSAFLIFLLGVVLAIIRGPKAVKGFKFGPSRIEVVSISKQAWKDGFVKGTIPQLPLSVLNSVIAVCKLSTDLFPEKREITATSVSMTVGLMNLIGCWLGAMPCCHGAGGLAGQYKFGGRSGGCVALLGVAKLVLGLVLGSSMVKVLTQFPVGVLGVLLLFAGIELAMCSRDMNTKEDAIVVLVCTAVSLVGSSAALGFLCGIVVHLILKMRNMGSDGQSCSSVLWFHRNP